One stretch of Comamonas testosteroni DNA includes these proteins:
- a CDS encoding phosphoglycerate kinase yields MNIIRFSDLCAQGKAQGQRVFIRADLNVPLNDAGEITEDTRVRASVPAIEMALKAGAAVMVTSHLGRPTEGEFKPQDSLAPVAKRLSELLGRDVPLVANWVDGVQIAPGQVVLLENCRVNVGEKKNKPELAQKLAKLCDIFVNDAFGTAHRAEGTTYGIAEYAPIACAGPLLSAEIDALNKALAAPARPLAAIVAGSKVSTKLTILKSLADKVDQLIVGGGIANTFMLAAGLKIGKSLAEPDLVADAKAVIDAMAARGANVPVPTDVVTAKTFAADAVATVKKATEVADDDMILDIGPETAALLAEQLKKAGTIVWNGPVGVFEFDQFANGTKVIAQAIAESPAFSIAGGGDTLAAIAKYGIEKDVGYISTGGGAFLEVLEGKKLPAFEILEKRAHG; encoded by the coding sequence ATGAACATCATCCGCTTCTCCGATCTGTGCGCCCAGGGCAAGGCCCAGGGTCAACGTGTTTTCATCCGTGCCGACCTGAACGTACCCCTGAACGACGCTGGTGAAATCACCGAAGACACGCGTGTGCGCGCTTCCGTGCCTGCGATTGAAATGGCTTTGAAGGCCGGCGCTGCCGTGATGGTCACCAGTCACCTGGGCCGCCCCACCGAAGGTGAATTCAAGCCCCAGGACTCGCTGGCTCCCGTGGCCAAGCGCCTGTCCGAGCTGCTGGGTCGCGATGTGCCCCTGGTCGCCAACTGGGTGGACGGCGTGCAGATTGCCCCCGGCCAGGTCGTGCTGCTGGAGAACTGCCGTGTCAACGTGGGTGAAAAGAAGAACAAACCCGAGCTGGCCCAGAAGCTGGCCAAGCTCTGCGACATCTTTGTGAACGATGCCTTCGGCACCGCTCACCGTGCCGAAGGCACCACCTACGGCATCGCCGAATACGCCCCCATCGCCTGTGCCGGCCCGCTGCTGTCGGCCGAGATCGACGCGCTGAACAAGGCCCTGGCCGCGCCTGCACGTCCTCTGGCCGCCATCGTGGCAGGCTCCAAGGTGTCCACCAAGCTGACCATCCTCAAGAGCCTGGCCGACAAGGTGGACCAGCTCATTGTGGGCGGCGGCATTGCCAATACCTTCATGCTGGCTGCCGGTCTGAAGATCGGCAAGAGCCTGGCCGAGCCCGATCTGGTGGCCGATGCCAAGGCCGTGATCGACGCCATGGCTGCCCGTGGTGCCAATGTGCCCGTGCCCACCGATGTGGTCACCGCCAAGACCTTTGCTGCCGACGCCGTCGCCACCGTCAAGAAGGCCACCGAAGTGGCCGACGACGACATGATTCTGGACATCGGCCCGGAAACCGCAGCCCTGCTGGCCGAGCAGCTCAAGAAGGCCGGCACCATCGTCTGGAACGGCCCCGTGGGCGTGTTCGAGTTCGACCAGTTTGCCAATGGCACCAAGGTCATCGCCCAGGCGATTGCCGAGTCCCCCGCCTTCAGCATTGCCGGCGGTGGCGACACCCTGGCGGCCATTGCCAAGTACGGTATTGAAAAGGACGTGGGCTACATCTCCACCGGCGGCGGTGCCTTCCTGGAAGTGCTGGAGGGCAAGAAGCTGCCCGCCTTCGAGATCCTGGAAAAGCGCGCCCATGGCTGA
- a CDS encoding KpsF/GutQ family sugar-phosphate isomerase — translation MNSDAANSRLIDAPRALNLAREALDIEAAALRAMSVRLNGAFTAVVQRILQLPGRVVVMGMGKSGHVGRKVAATLASTGTPSFFVHPAEASHGDLGMLTQDDLVLALSNSGETDELTGVLPAIKRMGVPLVAVTGGLQSTLAKHADWVLDTHVDKEACPLNLAPTASTTAQLAMGDALAVALLDARGFGAEDFARSHPGGALGRRLLTHVRDVMRRGVDVPQVAQDVSSVALMREMSAKGLGCSAVVNASGELVGIFTDGDLRRCVEAGVDLRSRTAQDVMHARPLTIKPDLLAVAAARMMEEHGITAVLVADDNQRLQGVVHIRDLMRAKVI, via the coding sequence ATGAATTCTGATGCTGCCAATTCGCGTCTGATCGACGCACCGCGAGCTTTGAACCTGGCCCGCGAGGCCCTGGATATAGAGGCCGCTGCCTTGCGTGCGATGTCGGTGCGCCTCAATGGCGCATTCACGGCGGTGGTTCAGCGCATTCTGCAGCTGCCGGGCCGTGTGGTGGTCATGGGCATGGGCAAAAGTGGGCATGTGGGCCGGAAGGTGGCTGCGACGCTCGCGTCCACAGGGACCCCCTCCTTTTTCGTGCACCCCGCAGAAGCCAGTCATGGCGATCTGGGCATGCTGACACAGGACGATCTGGTGCTGGCTCTGTCCAATAGCGGCGAGACCGATGAGCTGACCGGCGTGTTGCCCGCCATCAAGCGCATGGGCGTGCCCCTGGTGGCCGTGACCGGCGGTCTGCAATCGACACTGGCCAAGCATGCAGACTGGGTGCTGGACACCCATGTCGACAAGGAAGCTTGCCCCTTGAACCTGGCACCCACTGCCAGCACCACGGCTCAGCTGGCCATGGGAGATGCGCTGGCCGTGGCCTTGCTCGATGCCCGAGGCTTTGGTGCCGAGGATTTTGCGCGCTCACACCCCGGAGGAGCATTGGGGCGACGCCTGCTGACCCATGTGCGCGATGTGATGCGTCGTGGTGTCGATGTGCCCCAGGTTGCCCAGGATGTGAGCAGCGTGGCCCTGATGCGCGAAATGAGTGCCAAGGGCCTGGGCTGCTCCGCCGTGGTCAACGCATCCGGTGAGCTGGTGGGGATCTTCACCGATGGTGATTTGCGCCGCTGTGTGGAAGCCGGCGTGGATCTGCGCAGCCGCACGGCGCAGGACGTCATGCATGCCAGGCCTCTGACGATCAAGCCTGATCTGCTGGCGGTGGCTGCGGCACGCATGATGGAAGAACATGGCATTACCGCAGTGCTGGTGGCCGATGACAACCAGCGCCTGCAGGGTGTGGTGCATATTCGCGATCTGATGCGTGCCAAGGTGATTTGA
- a CDS encoding adenine phosphoribosyltransferase, whose translation MQTSTSVNDYLRDHIRTVPDWPAPGVQFRDITPLLQDPKVFRIMTDAFVHRYMDPKLRPDVVAGLDARGFILGAVIAHELNVGFVPIRKKGKLPFTTVEETYELEYGSATVELHTDAVKSGDRVLLIDDLIATGGTMMAGKKLLEKLGATVVEGAAIVDLPELGGSKHLKDSGLPLFTLVDFAGH comes from the coding sequence ATGCAAACTTCCACCAGCGTCAACGACTATCTGCGTGACCATATCCGCACCGTACCGGACTGGCCTGCGCCGGGCGTGCAATTCCGCGACATCACGCCTTTGCTGCAAGATCCCAAGGTCTTTCGCATCATGACCGATGCCTTTGTTCATCGTTACATGGACCCCAAGCTGCGCCCCGACGTGGTTGCCGGCCTGGATGCACGCGGATTTATTCTGGGTGCCGTGATCGCCCACGAGCTCAACGTCGGCTTTGTGCCCATCCGTAAAAAAGGCAAACTGCCCTTCACCACGGTGGAGGAAACCTATGAGCTCGAATACGGCAGCGCTACCGTGGAGCTGCACACCGATGCCGTCAAGTCCGGCGACCGTGTGTTGCTGATCGACGATTTGATCGCCACCGGCGGCACCATGATGGCCGGCAAGAAGCTGCTGGAAAAGCTGGGGGCTACCGTGGTGGAAGGCGCAGCGATTGTGGATCTGCCGGAACTGGGCGGCTCCAAGCACCTCAAGGACAGCGGCCTGCCCCTGTTCACTCTGGTTGACTTTGCAGGGCACTGA
- a CDS encoding Crp/Fnr family transcriptional regulator: MFASTPQDLSALIQAMTTSVATDTAQNVLSAAQWELLAPYLQPINLAASEVLFAEGALDRNLYMVEYGSLSVHYQDSKERIRLALVGPGAIVGEGAFFAHRPRKATVQAAAPSRLWCLTALRYSEIANRRPALALALLTMAGQVLARRAGDSRRRVAST; encoded by the coding sequence ATGTTCGCTTCAACACCTCAGGATTTGTCGGCGCTGATCCAGGCGATGACGACCTCGGTTGCCACCGATACCGCTCAAAACGTGCTCAGTGCCGCTCAATGGGAGTTGCTGGCGCCGTATCTGCAGCCGATCAATCTGGCGGCAAGCGAGGTGTTGTTTGCAGAAGGGGCGCTGGATCGCAACCTGTACATGGTTGAGTACGGCTCGCTGAGCGTGCATTACCAGGATTCGAAGGAAAGAATCCGCCTGGCTTTGGTGGGGCCGGGGGCGATTGTGGGGGAGGGAGCCTTTTTCGCCCATCGACCACGCAAGGCCACGGTTCAGGCCGCAGCGCCCAGCCGTCTATGGTGTCTGACAGCGCTGCGTTATTCCGAAATTGCCAACCGTCGGCCTGCTCTGGCCCTGGCGCTGCTGACCATGGCAGGTCAGGTGCTGGCCCGCCGCGCAGGGGACAGTCGTCGCCGGGTGGCCAGCACCTGA
- a CDS encoding AzlC family ABC transporter permease has translation MTAMALTLGQRAKSIVRDPFFWVGSKEMGGTALGIAAWGLVTGVAMVKSGLSVPLALLMGLTVYAGSAQLAVLPLMAVGAPLWVVWFTAICVNLRFVILSSMWRSYFANLSLRHRLAVAYFSGDVIFVNFMRRYPEARPQPEQLPYFWGAALTNWLAWQIPSTLGIFLADQIPLSWGLGFAGVLALLGVLLSMLKDRATWVASIVACTAAVAAFALPLKLNILVAIAAAVAAGLTAEQLQKQASRLPAVKNEEDRS, from the coding sequence ATGACGGCTATGGCGCTCACGCTGGGGCAGCGTGCGAAATCGATAGTCAGGGATCCGTTTTTCTGGGTCGGCTCCAAAGAGATGGGCGGCACCGCCCTGGGCATCGCCGCCTGGGGCCTGGTGACCGGTGTGGCCATGGTCAAAAGCGGTCTGTCCGTTCCCCTGGCGCTGCTCATGGGTTTGACCGTCTATGCGGGCAGTGCCCAGCTGGCCGTGCTGCCGCTGATGGCCGTAGGGGCTCCGCTGTGGGTGGTCTGGTTCACCGCCATCTGCGTGAACCTGCGGTTTGTGATCCTGTCCAGCATGTGGCGCAGCTATTTCGCCAACCTGAGTCTGCGTCACCGTCTGGCGGTCGCCTATTTCAGCGGCGACGTGATTTTCGTGAACTTCATGCGTCGCTACCCGGAGGCCAGGCCGCAGCCCGAGCAACTGCCCTATTTCTGGGGGGCGGCGCTGACCAACTGGCTGGCCTGGCAGATCCCTTCCACGCTGGGCATTTTCCTGGCCGACCAGATTCCTCTGTCCTGGGGGCTGGGCTTTGCCGGCGTGCTGGCGTTGTTGGGCGTGCTGCTGTCCATGCTCAAGGACCGTGCAACCTGGGTGGCCTCCATCGTGGCCTGTACGGCAGCCGTGGCGGCTTTTGCGCTGCCGCTCAAGCTCAATATCCTGGTGGCGATCGCAGCTGCGGTGGCTGCAGGCCTGACGGCCGAGCAACTGCAAAAGCAGGCCAGCCGGCTGCCTGCGGTGAAAAATGAGGAGGATCGGTCATGA
- the dprA gene encoding DNA-processing protein DprA, which produces MVSPPSQDAHHAQPDAEILAWLRLLLTPGLGRTTARRLLARAGSADAVWRLPLSTWAECATQAQIKALTELPADWEKHCSILARWLTSPAPGILHTAIHLGNSQYPDCLLQTEDPPLLLFVQGPAALLASTRPWFPYPATLAMVGSRNPSAQGLINARSMAKALAEQGLCIVSGLARGIDAAAHEGALQARPGPSPCTIAVVGTGLDQVYPRAHAKLAQQIALHGLVISEYPLGSEPLPRHFPQRNRIISGLSQGTLVVEAALQSGSLITARLANEQGREVFAIPGSIHAPQAKGCHALIRQGAKLVETADNVLEELQGLKLAPAKAEQAQEAIRSKASTPDNPLLQALGHDPMTLESLSDRTGWDAAHLQAQLMELELDGLVARLPGGLYQRLTQG; this is translated from the coding sequence ATGGTGTCGCCCCCTTCACAAGATGCGCACCATGCCCAACCCGATGCCGAAATTCTGGCTTGGCTGCGCCTGCTGCTGACACCGGGTCTTGGACGCACCACGGCACGCCGCCTGCTGGCCAGAGCCGGTAGTGCAGACGCGGTCTGGCGGCTGCCGCTGTCCACATGGGCGGAATGCGCCACTCAGGCTCAGATCAAGGCTCTGACAGAGCTCCCGGCAGACTGGGAAAAACATTGCAGCATCCTGGCTCGATGGCTGACCTCGCCCGCACCGGGCATCTTGCACACCGCGATCCATCTGGGCAACTCTCAATATCCGGACTGCCTGCTGCAGACCGAAGATCCGCCCCTGCTGCTGTTTGTCCAAGGTCCAGCGGCACTGCTGGCATCTACCCGGCCCTGGTTTCCCTATCCCGCCACCCTGGCCATGGTGGGCAGCCGCAATCCATCCGCCCAGGGCCTCATCAATGCGCGCAGCATGGCCAAGGCCCTGGCCGAGCAAGGACTGTGCATAGTCTCAGGTCTGGCACGCGGCATCGATGCAGCCGCCCATGAGGGAGCACTCCAGGCCCGGCCAGGCCCTAGCCCCTGCACGATTGCCGTCGTCGGCACCGGACTCGATCAGGTCTATCCACGCGCTCACGCCAAGCTGGCACAGCAAATTGCCCTCCATGGGCTGGTCATCAGCGAATACCCGCTGGGCAGCGAGCCCCTGCCCCGGCATTTCCCTCAGCGCAACCGCATCATCTCCGGCCTGTCGCAAGGCACCCTGGTGGTGGAAGCCGCCCTGCAGTCTGGCTCGCTGATCACGGCCCGCCTGGCCAACGAGCAGGGGCGTGAAGTCTTTGCCATCCCCGGCTCCATCCACGCGCCGCAGGCCAAGGGCTGCCATGCGCTGATACGCCAGGGGGCCAAGCTGGTGGAAACCGCTGACAATGTGCTAGAAGAACTTCAAGGACTGAAGCTCGCACCGGCCAAAGCCGAACAAGCGCAGGAAGCCATCAGAAGTAAAGCATCGACACCGGATAACCCGTTGCTGCAGGCGCTGGGCCATGACCCCATGACACTGGAGTCATTGAGCGATCGCACGGGCTGGGATGCCGCCCATTTGCAGGCGCAGCTGATGGAACTGGAACTCGACGGCCTGGTCGCGCGCCTGCCTGGCGGCCTGTACCAGCGACTTACGCAAGGCTGA
- a CDS encoding AzlD domain-containing protein produces the protein MMSSFWVIVACIGLALITLVTRAFFMIPERELPLPDWLKRGLKYAPLAALAAVIAPEIVMSNGQLINSLADARLPALAASVVYFFYKRSILGTIALGMAIYLPLHIGLGW, from the coding sequence ATGATGAGCAGTTTCTGGGTCATCGTTGCCTGCATCGGTCTGGCCCTCATCACGCTGGTCACGCGTGCTTTCTTCATGATCCCCGAGCGTGAACTGCCGCTGCCCGACTGGCTCAAGCGCGGGCTCAAATACGCGCCGCTGGCGGCCCTGGCGGCGGTGATTGCGCCCGAGATCGTGATGAGCAATGGTCAGCTGATCAACAGTCTGGCCGATGCTCGACTGCCTGCGCTGGCCGCTTCGGTGGTGTATTTTTTTTACAAGCGCAGCATTCTTGGCACCATTGCTCTGGGCATGGCGATTTATCTGCCTCTGCACATCGGTTTGGGCTGGTAG
- a CDS encoding DUF1631 domain-containing protein encodes MALSQSSSTAPAAPQQLGWQARLRWVHGICQGLPKVAQQLDEFLSSQSSAVTTAKEMQEWREAWVGFQQNKDAWLQAGAQALQQAARKPPSGSTESSSSGSAPLTFELLSDDVVENKILASRMALAMGETLQPGFEAMRLRIQALEGHELASRDMFRAETICLHLVEQWLGSGMERKHLLRAVEPLQNALAPLMESEYSILHKLLDAKGVSKAQDAPLRVRRTEGGPSTGAMHLGASSGYGNASDAGWANSAMQYMPAGMAAGLGTGPGMAPGIALPPGASAGLGMLARARHRALDAMNQLRQVLSQPAVGIPGLMPGAPVVPMPPASAALAQALQEQQQLMAAELQAQYPSAAGSAMAMPAMDYSPAAIGQLVNLVRERSADWKQKAETKSEKATIEVVALMFQSILSEDRLPPSIRVWFARLQVPVLRVALAEPQFFSDLNHPARKLIDRMGSCVMGFDASSINGNALETEIRRVVQVIEQYPETGQKVFALVLREFEEFLTRHFAQNRSTAKITSVAQQVEQKETLAIQYTIELRNMLTDMPVREEVRDFLFKSWADVLAMATVRYGAKDARAMRLKQAASELVWSASAKPLRQERARVIQGLPTLLQTLREGLELVSVTGDAQSAAIKVLTDTLAQAFMSKTAAIPAERIEAMAKRLAELEKYISEDGKLDDMPLSSESIELMLGVDAGDLNVIPNTDSPVEPAMLEWAQSLESGRWFTLDHNGARVQVQYVWHSRRKHLHLFASLDGHCYLLQAQRMATYLQAGLLAVHDAEALTVRATRDALQKIQANPERLA; translated from the coding sequence ATGGCTCTCTCGCAGTCTTCCTCCACCGCGCCTGCGGCCCCGCAACAGCTGGGCTGGCAGGCGCGCTTGCGTTGGGTCCATGGCATTTGTCAGGGCCTGCCCAAGGTCGCTCAGCAGCTGGATGAATTCCTCTCCAGCCAGAGCAGTGCCGTCACCACGGCCAAGGAGATGCAGGAATGGCGCGAGGCCTGGGTTGGCTTTCAGCAGAACAAGGACGCCTGGTTGCAGGCAGGCGCTCAGGCGCTGCAGCAGGCTGCGCGCAAGCCGCCCTCCGGTAGTACGGAGAGCAGCTCGTCGGGCTCGGCTCCGCTGACCTTCGAGCTGCTCAGCGACGATGTCGTCGAAAACAAGATTCTTGCCTCCCGCATGGCTCTGGCCATGGGAGAGACGCTGCAGCCCGGTTTCGAGGCCATGCGCCTGCGTATCCAGGCCCTGGAGGGCCATGAACTGGCTTCCCGGGACATGTTCCGGGCCGAGACCATCTGCCTGCATCTGGTCGAGCAATGGCTGGGCAGCGGCATGGAGCGCAAGCATTTGCTCAGGGCCGTGGAGCCCCTGCAGAATGCGCTGGCACCGCTGATGGAGTCCGAATACAGCATCCTGCACAAGCTGCTGGATGCCAAGGGCGTCAGCAAGGCCCAGGATGCCCCGCTGCGCGTGCGACGTACCGAGGGCGGCCCGTCCACCGGTGCCATGCATCTGGGCGCAAGCAGTGGCTATGGCAATGCGTCCGATGCGGGCTGGGCCAACTCTGCCATGCAGTACATGCCGGCCGGTATGGCTGCCGGTCTGGGAACCGGGCCCGGGATGGCTCCGGGCATTGCCCTGCCGCCAGGCGCCAGCGCCGGCCTGGGCATGCTGGCGCGGGCACGACATCGCGCGCTGGATGCCATGAATCAGCTGCGCCAGGTGCTGAGCCAGCCTGCGGTCGGCATTCCGGGTCTGATGCCTGGCGCGCCTGTCGTTCCCATGCCTCCGGCGTCTGCCGCTCTGGCGCAGGCGCTGCAGGAGCAGCAACAGCTGATGGCGGCCGAACTCCAGGCCCAGTATCCGTCTGCGGCCGGTTCGGCCATGGCCATGCCCGCCATGGACTACAGCCCGGCAGCGATCGGCCAGCTGGTCAACCTGGTGCGCGAGCGCTCGGCTGACTGGAAGCAGAAGGCCGAGACCAAGAGCGAGAAGGCGACCATCGAGGTGGTCGCGCTGATGTTCCAGAGCATTCTTTCGGAAGACCGGCTGCCGCCGTCCATTCGCGTGTGGTTCGCGCGCTTGCAGGTCCCCGTTTTGCGCGTGGCCCTGGCCGAGCCGCAGTTCTTCAGCGATCTCAACCACCCGGCGCGCAAGCTGATCGACCGCATGGGCTCCTGCGTCATGGGCTTCGATGCCAGCAGCATCAACGGCAATGCGCTGGAGACCGAGATCCGCCGCGTGGTCCAGGTGATCGAGCAGTACCCCGAGACCGGGCAGAAGGTCTTTGCGCTGGTGCTGCGCGAGTTCGAGGAATTCCTCACCAGGCACTTTGCCCAGAATCGGTCCACGGCCAAGATCACCAGCGTGGCTCAGCAGGTGGAGCAGAAGGAAACGCTGGCCATCCAATACACCATAGAGCTGCGCAATATGCTCACCGATATGCCGGTGCGCGAAGAGGTGCGAGACTTTCTCTTCAAATCCTGGGCCGATGTGCTGGCCATGGCCACCGTGCGCTATGGCGCCAAGGATGCGCGGGCCATGCGCCTCAAGCAGGCGGCCAGCGAGCTGGTCTGGTCGGCCAGCGCCAAGCCCTTGCGCCAGGAGCGTGCGCGTGTCATCCAGGGCCTGCCGACCTTGCTGCAGACCTTGCGTGAAGGACTGGAGCTGGTGAGCGTGACCGGCGATGCACAGTCTGCCGCGATCAAGGTGTTGACCGATACGCTGGCCCAGGCCTTCATGTCCAAGACGGCAGCCATTCCGGCCGAGCGCATCGAGGCCATGGCCAAGCGCCTGGCGGAACTGGAAAAATACATCAGCGAGGACGGCAAGCTCGACGATATGCCGCTGTCCAGCGAGAGCATAGAGCTGATGCTGGGCGTGGATGCGGGCGATCTGAACGTCATTCCCAACACGGACAGCCCGGTGGAGCCCGCCATGCTGGAGTGGGCTCAGTCGCTGGAAAGCGGCCGCTGGTTCACGCTGGATCACAACGGTGCCCGTGTGCAGGTGCAATATGTCTGGCATAGCCGTCGCAAGCATCTGCATTTGTTCGCCTCGCTGGATGGACATTGCTATCTGTTGCAGGCGCAACGCATGGCGACCTATCTGCAGGCCGGCTTGCTCGCGGTGCATGATGCCGAAGCCCTGACGGTGCGCGCCACGCGCGATGCACTGCAGAAAATTCAGGCGAATCCGGAAAGACTGGCCTAA
- a CDS encoding LysM peptidoglycan-binding domain-containing protein, producing MTAFATARALSIGATLLAALTSVHAQSYPVTATQRSTAQQVAQQGIPENELAPNAPAQYTVKRGDTLWGISGMYLRQPWRWPELWGMNLSSIANPHLIYPGQVLYLVRSNGYARLSTTAPNGGSEVVRLSPQTRESSLSDLALPTLPPHLIEPFLAEPLVVDSQALTQAPRIIATQDKRVLMSNGDRAYVRNSGGALVTTGKGQPASYRIFRDATPLKDPVTGEILGYEAKYLGSATVARGETLLESAPGQPVQTAPGTVDITRSKNEIRAGDRLLPSPEQQYLSYVPHAPRQAVDAAVVSIYGDSVGYTAAQNQVIAINKGAQDGMDVGTVLELVSKGNVIVDKTSPSRDRVKLPDEANGYAMVFKVFDRVSYALITTAQRGVHVGDGLQSPLP from the coding sequence ATGACCGCATTTGCCACTGCACGCGCCTTGAGCATTGGAGCCACATTGCTTGCAGCCCTGACTTCGGTCCACGCCCAAAGCTATCCTGTGACCGCCACCCAGCGCTCCACCGCACAGCAGGTCGCTCAGCAAGGCATCCCCGAGAACGAATTGGCGCCCAACGCTCCCGCGCAGTACACCGTCAAGCGCGGCGACACGCTCTGGGGCATCTCGGGCATGTATCTGCGCCAGCCCTGGCGCTGGCCCGAGCTCTGGGGCATGAACCTCTCCAGCATCGCCAACCCTCATCTGATCTACCCCGGCCAGGTGCTGTATCTGGTGCGCAGCAACGGTTATGCCCGCCTGTCGACCACGGCTCCCAACGGCGGTTCCGAGGTAGTGCGTCTGTCGCCGCAAACGCGTGAATCGTCACTGAGCGACCTGGCCCTGCCCACGCTGCCGCCGCATCTGATCGAGCCCTTCCTGGCCGAGCCGCTGGTCGTGGACAGCCAGGCCCTGACACAGGCGCCGCGCATCATCGCCACCCAGGACAAGCGCGTGCTCATGTCCAATGGCGATCGCGCCTATGTGCGCAACTCCGGCGGCGCGCTGGTAACCACCGGCAAGGGCCAGCCCGCGAGCTACCGCATCTTCCGCGATGCCACTCCACTCAAGGACCCTGTCACAGGGGAAATCCTGGGCTACGAAGCCAAGTACCTGGGCAGTGCCACCGTGGCACGTGGTGAAACATTGCTTGAGTCCGCACCAGGCCAGCCTGTACAGACGGCGCCCGGCACGGTGGACATCACTCGCTCCAAGAACGAGATCCGCGCAGGTGACCGTCTGCTGCCCTCGCCCGAGCAGCAGTATCTGAGCTATGTGCCCCATGCCCCGCGCCAAGCGGTGGATGCCGCCGTGGTCTCCATCTACGGCGACTCGGTAGGCTATACCGCGGCCCAGAACCAGGTCATTGCCATCAACAAGGGGGCCCAGGACGGCATGGACGTCGGTACGGTGCTCGAACTCGTCAGCAAGGGCAATGTCATCGTGGACAAGACCAGTCCCAGCCGTGACCGGGTGAAGCTGCCCGATGAGGCCAATGGCTATGCCATGGTCTTCAAGGTGTTTGACCGGGTTTCCTACGCGCTCATCACCACGGCCCAGCGCGGAGTGCATGTGGGCGATGGCCTGCAGTCGCCCCTGCCCTGA
- the def gene encoding peptide deformylase, with protein sequence MAILSILCYPDPRLHKVAKPVAQVDERIQTLVKDMLETMYDAQGIGLAATQIDVHERVIVIDVSEKRNEPMALINPEILWASEEKQLGEEGCLSVPGIYDGVERSIAVKVKALDENGNSREIDAEGMLAICIQHEMDHLLGKVFVEYLSPLKRNRIKTKLVKAQKQALRA encoded by the coding sequence ATGGCCATTCTTTCCATCCTCTGCTACCCCGATCCCCGTCTTCACAAGGTCGCCAAGCCCGTGGCGCAGGTGGATGAGCGCATCCAGACTCTGGTGAAAGACATGCTCGAGACCATGTATGACGCCCAGGGCATCGGCTTGGCCGCGACTCAGATCGACGTGCATGAGCGCGTCATCGTGATCGACGTGTCCGAGAAGCGCAACGAGCCCATGGCTTTGATCAACCCCGAGATTCTCTGGGCCAGCGAGGAAAAGCAGCTGGGCGAGGAAGGCTGCCTGTCCGTGCCCGGCATCTACGACGGCGTGGAGCGCTCCATTGCCGTCAAGGTCAAGGCCCTGGATGAGAACGGCAACAGCCGTGAGATCGACGCCGAAGGCATGCTGGCCATCTGCATCCAGCACGAGATGGATCACCTGCTGGGCAAGGTGTTTGTCGAATACCTCTCGCCGCTGAAGCGCAACCGCATCAAGACCAAGCTGGTCAAGGCCCAAAAGCAAGCCCTGAGGGCCTGA
- the fmt gene encoding methionyl-tRNA formyltransferase, translated as MKVIFAGTPEFARVALESLLAAGFEVPLVLTQPDRPAGRGMKLQASPVKQCALAHGIAVAQPLSLRLDGKYPEDAAAAKVAIDAAQADVMVVAAYGLILPQWVLDTPRLGCLNIHASLLPRWRGAAPIHRAIEAGDAETGVTIMQMDAGLDTGDMCVIERLPIAAHDTTASLHDKLATLGGRLIVEALEMAACGGLNRTPQPADGVTYAHKIEKAESLIDWSESAGVIARRLRAFNPFPGGATSLGGEAIKVWEASAEEGSGAPGMVLSADAQGVRVACGSGVLNMTLLQRAGGKRLAAGDFLRGFELPAGAQLGEGAGKV; from the coding sequence ATGAAAGTCATTTTTGCCGGTACGCCCGAATTTGCGCGCGTGGCCCTGGAGAGTCTGCTGGCCGCAGGTTTTGAAGTTCCGCTGGTGCTGACCCAGCCGGACCGTCCTGCGGGGCGCGGCATGAAGCTGCAAGCCTCTCCCGTCAAGCAGTGCGCCTTGGCGCATGGCATTGCAGTGGCCCAGCCGCTGAGCCTGCGTCTGGACGGCAAATATCCCGAAGACGCCGCTGCCGCCAAGGTCGCGATCGATGCTGCCCAGGCCGATGTGATGGTGGTCGCTGCCTATGGCCTGATCCTGCCGCAATGGGTGCTCGACACGCCGCGCCTGGGCTGCCTGAACATTCACGCCAGCCTGCTGCCGCGCTGGCGCGGTGCAGCGCCGATTCATCGCGCCATCGAGGCCGGTGACGCCGAAACCGGCGTCACCATCATGCAGATGGATGCCGGCCTGGATACCGGCGATATGTGCGTGATCGAGCGTCTGCCGATTGCTGCGCACGACACCACGGCCAGTCTGCACGACAAGCTGGCCACGCTGGGCGGTCGTCTGATTGTGGAAGCGCTGGAAATGGCGGCCTGCGGAGGTCTCAATCGCACGCCACAGCCTGCCGATGGAGTGACCTATGCACACAAGATCGAGAAGGCAGAGAGCCTGATCGACTGGAGCGAAAGTGCCGGCGTCATTGCACGCCGCCTGCGTGCCTTCAATCCCTTCCCCGGCGGTGCCACCAGCCTGGGCGGCGAAGCCATCAAGGTCTGGGAGGCCAGTGCCGAGGAAGGCTCCGGAGCGCCAGGCATGGTGCTGTCGGCCGATGCTCAGGGGGTGCGCGTGGCCTGCGGCAGCGGCGTGCTCAATATGACGCTTTTGCAGCGTGCCGGTGGCAAGCGTCTGGCCGCAGGCGATTTTCTGCGCGGTTTCGAGCTGCCCGCAGGCGCGCAACTGGGTGAGGGTGCTGGCAAGGTATGA